In Daphnia pulicaria isolate SC F1-1A chromosome 9, SC_F0-13Bv2, whole genome shotgun sequence, a single genomic region encodes these proteins:
- the LOC124312914 gene encoding serine/arginine repetitive matrix protein 1-like isoform X3, giving the protein MTDAGFFRGTSTEQDNRFSDKEKKLLKTIKFAENVTKKVDMSKVKLETIKPWITTKITELMGGIEDDVLVEYVFNQLEADKNPDPRRMQINLTGFLNGKNARILMTELWDLLLSAQESSAGIPEVFMAQKKEEIKLRKEEQDRIQEAIKKADRDRRADREKERNDRTDKRASKDRSRSPNKDRVIKKEGDNPRSSPRRDGRRPSLERRSPNRGKASPPPRRRSPARSPARRSPRRSPRRSPVRRSPARRSPARRSPARRSPARRSPVRRSPARRSPVRRSPARRSPIRRSPVRRSPVRRSPRRSPVRNHSPRRPSPRRSPVRKSPVRHRSAERRRSPIQRDRSPDRRDKERPRRSPEPKKDGAYSDKKPAAVSGLQAKLMQMAGQDTSSLAIVSAPSKRRSPSASSKSSSSRSSSSSSSRSASPIQRKSDSVQNKRNYRGHQSSSPEAQRRAQRGPMDRGRGVPDRQMEKSRDREKERDRLPARDKGREREREKEKPPTAGLRGSRAGGSGRGSRSLSRTPSPFRKENDSRLRTRGHSESPIPDVKRDIKKDKRKDVERDQSPPEKMLKKRKPSPSPVKKKKRKSSSGSEESEVEESESGESSSVESTPDKKKRKKEKKKRKETTSESSEESGDSEEERKKKKKSKKEKKKKEKRKKEKKKKSKKSKSKRRHDSDEESEDGIVTPSAESEALERQLREKALESLSRRKEQRK; this is encoded by the exons atGACTGATGCCGGTTTCTTCAGA GGCACCTCAACTGAGCAAGACAATAGATTTAGTGACAAAGAGAAGAAGCTTTTGAAGACTATCAAATTTGCTGAAAATGTGACTAAAAAG GTTGATATGAGCAAAGTTAAGTTGGAAACCATCAAACCATGGATCACAACCAAAATTACAGAACTCATGGGAGGAATTGAAGATGATGTCCTGGTGGAATATGTTTTTAATCAGCTCGAAGCTGACAAG AACCCTGACCCTCGTCGCATGCAAATCAATTTAACTGGATTCCTCAACGGCAAGAATGCCAGGATTCTGATGACTGAATTGTGGGATCTTTTACTATCTGCCCAAGAATCGTCTGCTGGAATTCCGGAGGTCTTTATGgcacagaaaaaagaagaaatcaaattaagAAAG GAAGAACAAGATCGAATCCAGGAAGCAATCAAAAAGGCCGACCGGGATCGGCGCGCTGACCGAGAAAAGGAACGCAACGACCGTACTGACAAACGAGCTTCTAAAGATAGAAGCCGTAGCCCCAACAAGGACAGGGTGATCAAGAAGGAAGGAGACAATCCCCGTTCTTCACCTCGTCGTGACGGCCGACGTCCTTCATTGGAGCGTCGTTCTCCTAATCGAGGCAAGGCGTCGCCACCGCCCCGTCGTCGCTCACCTGCCAGATCGCCAGCAAGGCGGTCGCCTCGTCGATCTCCACGTCGATCACCTGTTCGTCGCTCCCCAGCTCGCCGTTCTCCTGCACGCAGATCTCCCGCTCGTCGCTCACCAGCTAGACGATCACCCGTTCGCCGCTCTCCCGCTAGGAGATCTCCAGTTCGAAGGTCCCCAGCCCGCAGATCTCCTATTCGTCGATCACCGGTCCGCAGGTCACCCGTTCGAAGATCTCCCAGGCGTTCACCTGTTCGTAATCATTCTCCTCGGCGTCCTTCACCACGCCGTTCGCCCGTGAGGAAGTCGCCCGTTCGACACCGGTCAGCGGAACGTCGTCGCTCTCCGATTCAGCGAGACAG ATCTCCTGATCGCCGTGACAAGGAACGTCCTCGTCGTTCGCCAGAGCCGAAAAAGGATGGAGCCTACAGCGATAAAAAGCCGGCTGCTGTCTCCGGTTTACAG gcGAAATTGATGCAGATGGCTGGACAGGATACTTCATCACTGGCCATAGTTTCCGCACCTTCTAAACGTCGGTCCCCGTCGGCATCATCCAAATCGTCTTCATCGCGCAGTtcctcatcttcatcatctcgTTCTGCCTCTCCTA TCCAGCGTAAAAGTGATAGTGTCCAGAACAAACGCAACTATCGAGGCCATCAAAGTTCATCACCAGAAGCCCAGCGTCGAGCCCAGCGTGGACCAATGGATCGTGGTCGAGGAGTACCGGATCGCCAGATGGAAAAGAGTCGAGATCGGGAGAAGGAACGGGATCGCTTACCTGCCCGTGATAAAGGTCGCGAGAGGGAACGTGAGAAAGAAAAGCCACCAACAGCTGGTCTTCGTGGCAGTAGAGC AGGTGGATCCGGACGTGGAAGTCGCAGTCTGTCTCGCACTCCTTCGCCGTTCAGAAAGGAAAATGATTCCCGTTTGag GACCCGTGGCCATTCTGAGAGCCCGATCCCGGATGTGAAACGTGATATTAAGAAGGACAAGCGCAAGGATGTTGAGAGAGATCAGTCTCCTCCtgagaaaatgttgaagaagCGCAAGCCATCTCCTTCTCCAGTCAAAAAG aagaagaggaagtcgTCGTCCGGGTCTGAAGAGTCGGAAGTAGAAGAATCCGAGTCTGGAGAATCGTCTAGCGTTGAATCCACTCCGGACAAGAAGAAAcgcaagaaggagaagaagaagaggaaggaaaCCACTTCTGAGTCGTCAGAG GAATCTGGCGATTCGGAagaagagaggaaaaagaaaaagaagagcaagaaagagaagaagaagaaggaaaagaggaagaaagagaaaaagaagaagtctaAGAAAAGCAAATCCAAAAGGCGTCATGATTCTGACGAGGAGTCAGAG GATGGCATAGTCACACCTTCGGCGGAATCGGAAGCTTTGGAACGACAGCTGAGAGAAAAGGCGTTGGAGTCGCTGAGTCGGCGTAAAGAGCAACGCAAGTGA
- the LOC124312914 gene encoding serine/arginine repetitive matrix protein 1-like isoform X4, protein MTDAGFFRGTSTEQDNRFSDKEKKLLKTIKFAENVTKKVDMSKVKLETIKPWITTKITELMGGIEDDVLVEYVFNQLEADKNPDPRRMQINLTGFLNGKNARILMTELWDLLLSAQESSAGIPEVFMAQKKEEIKLRKEEQDRIQEAIKKADRDRRADREKERNDRTDKRASKDRSRSPNKDRVIKKEGDNPRSSPRRDGRRPSLERRSPNRGKASPPPRRRSPARSPARRSPRRSPRRSPVRRSPARRSPARRSPARRSPARRSPVRRSPARRSPVRRSPARRSPIRRSPVRRSPVRRSPRRSPVRNHSPRRPSPRRSPVRKSPVRHRSAERRRSPIQRDRSPDRRDKERPRRSPEPKKDGAYSDKKPAAVSGLQAKLMQMAGQDTSSLAIVSAPSKRRSPSASSKSSSSRSSSSSSSRSASPIQRKSDSVQNKRNYRGHQSSSPEAQRRAQRGPMDRGRGVPDRQMEKSRDREKERDRLPARDKGREREREKEKPPTAGLRGSRARGGSGRGSRSLSRTPSPFRKENDSRLRTRGHSESPIPDVKRDIKKDKRKDVERDQSPPEKMLKKRKPSPSPVKKKKRKSSSGSEESEVEESESGESSSVESTPDKKKRKKEKKKRKETTSESSEESGDSEEERKKKKKSKKEKKKKEKRKKEKKKKSKKSKSKRRHDSDEESED, encoded by the exons atGACTGATGCCGGTTTCTTCAGA GGCACCTCAACTGAGCAAGACAATAGATTTAGTGACAAAGAGAAGAAGCTTTTGAAGACTATCAAATTTGCTGAAAATGTGACTAAAAAG GTTGATATGAGCAAAGTTAAGTTGGAAACCATCAAACCATGGATCACAACCAAAATTACAGAACTCATGGGAGGAATTGAAGATGATGTCCTGGTGGAATATGTTTTTAATCAGCTCGAAGCTGACAAG AACCCTGACCCTCGTCGCATGCAAATCAATTTAACTGGATTCCTCAACGGCAAGAATGCCAGGATTCTGATGACTGAATTGTGGGATCTTTTACTATCTGCCCAAGAATCGTCTGCTGGAATTCCGGAGGTCTTTATGgcacagaaaaaagaagaaatcaaattaagAAAG GAAGAACAAGATCGAATCCAGGAAGCAATCAAAAAGGCCGACCGGGATCGGCGCGCTGACCGAGAAAAGGAACGCAACGACCGTACTGACAAACGAGCTTCTAAAGATAGAAGCCGTAGCCCCAACAAGGACAGGGTGATCAAGAAGGAAGGAGACAATCCCCGTTCTTCACCTCGTCGTGACGGCCGACGTCCTTCATTGGAGCGTCGTTCTCCTAATCGAGGCAAGGCGTCGCCACCGCCCCGTCGTCGCTCACCTGCCAGATCGCCAGCAAGGCGGTCGCCTCGTCGATCTCCACGTCGATCACCTGTTCGTCGCTCCCCAGCTCGCCGTTCTCCTGCACGCAGATCTCCCGCTCGTCGCTCACCAGCTAGACGATCACCCGTTCGCCGCTCTCCCGCTAGGAGATCTCCAGTTCGAAGGTCCCCAGCCCGCAGATCTCCTATTCGTCGATCACCGGTCCGCAGGTCACCCGTTCGAAGATCTCCCAGGCGTTCACCTGTTCGTAATCATTCTCCTCGGCGTCCTTCACCACGCCGTTCGCCCGTGAGGAAGTCGCCCGTTCGACACCGGTCAGCGGAACGTCGTCGCTCTCCGATTCAGCGAGACAG ATCTCCTGATCGCCGTGACAAGGAACGTCCTCGTCGTTCGCCAGAGCCGAAAAAGGATGGAGCCTACAGCGATAAAAAGCCGGCTGCTGTCTCCGGTTTACAG gcGAAATTGATGCAGATGGCTGGACAGGATACTTCATCACTGGCCATAGTTTCCGCACCTTCTAAACGTCGGTCCCCGTCGGCATCATCCAAATCGTCTTCATCGCGCAGTtcctcatcttcatcatctcgTTCTGCCTCTCCTA TCCAGCGTAAAAGTGATAGTGTCCAGAACAAACGCAACTATCGAGGCCATCAAAGTTCATCACCAGAAGCCCAGCGTCGAGCCCAGCGTGGACCAATGGATCGTGGTCGAGGAGTACCGGATCGCCAGATGGAAAAGAGTCGAGATCGGGAGAAGGAACGGGATCGCTTACCTGCCCGTGATAAAGGTCGCGAGAGGGAACGTGAGAAAGAAAAGCCACCAACAGCTGGTCTTCGTGGCAGTAGAGC AAGAGGTGGATCCGGACGTGGAAGTCGCAGTCTGTCTCGCACTCCTTCGCCGTTCAGAAAGGAAAATGATTCCCGTTTGag GACCCGTGGCCATTCTGAGAGCCCGATCCCGGATGTGAAACGTGATATTAAGAAGGACAAGCGCAAGGATGTTGAGAGAGATCAGTCTCCTCCtgagaaaatgttgaagaagCGCAAGCCATCTCCTTCTCCAGTCAAAAAG aagaagaggaagtcgTCGTCCGGGTCTGAAGAGTCGGAAGTAGAAGAATCCGAGTCTGGAGAATCGTCTAGCGTTGAATCCACTCCGGACAAGAAGAAAcgcaagaaggagaagaagaagaggaaggaaaCCACTTCTGAGTCGTCAGAG GAATCTGGCGATTCGGAagaagagaggaaaaagaaaaagaagagcaagaaagagaagaagaagaaggaaaagaggaagaaagagaaaaagaagaagtctaAGAAAAGCAAATCCAAAAGGCGTCATGATTCTGACGAGGAGTCAGAG GACTAG
- the LOC124312914 gene encoding serine/arginine repetitive matrix protein 1-like isoform X2 has product MTDAGFFRGTSTEQDNRFSDKEKKLLKTIKFAENVTKKVDMSKVKLETIKPWITTKITELMGGIEDDVLVEYVFNQLEADKNPDPRRMQINLTGFLNGKNARILMTELWDLLLSAQESSAGIPEVFMAQKKEEIKLRKEEQDRIQEAIKKADRDRRADREKERNDRTDKRASKDRSRSPNKDRVIKKEGDNPRSSPRRDGRRPSLERRSPNRGKASPPPRRRSPARSPARRSPRRSPRRSPVRRSPARRSPARRSPARRSPARRSPVRRSPARRSPVRRSPARRSPIRRSPVRRSPVRRSPRRSPVRNHSPRRPSPRRSPVRKSPVRHRSAERRRSPIQRDRSPDRRDKERPRRSPEPKKDGAYSDKKPAAVSGLQAKLMQMAGQDTSSLAIVSAPSKRRSPSASSKSSSSRSSSSSSSRSASPIQRKSDSVQNKRNYRGHQSSSPEAQRRAQRGPMDRGRGVPDRQMEKSRDREKERDRLPARDKGREREREKEKPPTAGLRGSRARGGSGRGSRSLSRTPSPFRKENDSRLRTRGHSESPIPDVKRDIKKDKRKDVERDQSPPEKMLKKRKPSPSPVKKKRKSSSGSEESEVEESESGESSSVESTPDKKKRKKEKKKRKETTSESSEESGDSEEERKKKKKSKKEKKKKEKRKKEKKKKSKKSKSKRRHDSDEESEDGIVTPSAESEALERQLREKALESLSRRKEQRK; this is encoded by the exons atGACTGATGCCGGTTTCTTCAGA GGCACCTCAACTGAGCAAGACAATAGATTTAGTGACAAAGAGAAGAAGCTTTTGAAGACTATCAAATTTGCTGAAAATGTGACTAAAAAG GTTGATATGAGCAAAGTTAAGTTGGAAACCATCAAACCATGGATCACAACCAAAATTACAGAACTCATGGGAGGAATTGAAGATGATGTCCTGGTGGAATATGTTTTTAATCAGCTCGAAGCTGACAAG AACCCTGACCCTCGTCGCATGCAAATCAATTTAACTGGATTCCTCAACGGCAAGAATGCCAGGATTCTGATGACTGAATTGTGGGATCTTTTACTATCTGCCCAAGAATCGTCTGCTGGAATTCCGGAGGTCTTTATGgcacagaaaaaagaagaaatcaaattaagAAAG GAAGAACAAGATCGAATCCAGGAAGCAATCAAAAAGGCCGACCGGGATCGGCGCGCTGACCGAGAAAAGGAACGCAACGACCGTACTGACAAACGAGCTTCTAAAGATAGAAGCCGTAGCCCCAACAAGGACAGGGTGATCAAGAAGGAAGGAGACAATCCCCGTTCTTCACCTCGTCGTGACGGCCGACGTCCTTCATTGGAGCGTCGTTCTCCTAATCGAGGCAAGGCGTCGCCACCGCCCCGTCGTCGCTCACCTGCCAGATCGCCAGCAAGGCGGTCGCCTCGTCGATCTCCACGTCGATCACCTGTTCGTCGCTCCCCAGCTCGCCGTTCTCCTGCACGCAGATCTCCCGCTCGTCGCTCACCAGCTAGACGATCACCCGTTCGCCGCTCTCCCGCTAGGAGATCTCCAGTTCGAAGGTCCCCAGCCCGCAGATCTCCTATTCGTCGATCACCGGTCCGCAGGTCACCCGTTCGAAGATCTCCCAGGCGTTCACCTGTTCGTAATCATTCTCCTCGGCGTCCTTCACCACGCCGTTCGCCCGTGAGGAAGTCGCCCGTTCGACACCGGTCAGCGGAACGTCGTCGCTCTCCGATTCAGCGAGACAG ATCTCCTGATCGCCGTGACAAGGAACGTCCTCGTCGTTCGCCAGAGCCGAAAAAGGATGGAGCCTACAGCGATAAAAAGCCGGCTGCTGTCTCCGGTTTACAG gcGAAATTGATGCAGATGGCTGGACAGGATACTTCATCACTGGCCATAGTTTCCGCACCTTCTAAACGTCGGTCCCCGTCGGCATCATCCAAATCGTCTTCATCGCGCAGTtcctcatcttcatcatctcgTTCTGCCTCTCCTA TCCAGCGTAAAAGTGATAGTGTCCAGAACAAACGCAACTATCGAGGCCATCAAAGTTCATCACCAGAAGCCCAGCGTCGAGCCCAGCGTGGACCAATGGATCGTGGTCGAGGAGTACCGGATCGCCAGATGGAAAAGAGTCGAGATCGGGAGAAGGAACGGGATCGCTTACCTGCCCGTGATAAAGGTCGCGAGAGGGAACGTGAGAAAGAAAAGCCACCAACAGCTGGTCTTCGTGGCAGTAGAGC AAGAGGTGGATCCGGACGTGGAAGTCGCAGTCTGTCTCGCACTCCTTCGCCGTTCAGAAAGGAAAATGATTCCCGTTTGag GACCCGTGGCCATTCTGAGAGCCCGATCCCGGATGTGAAACGTGATATTAAGAAGGACAAGCGCAAGGATGTTGAGAGAGATCAGTCTCCTCCtgagaaaatgttgaagaagCGCAAGCCATCTCCTTCTCCAGTCAAAAAG aagaggaagtcgTCGTCCGGGTCTGAAGAGTCGGAAGTAGAAGAATCCGAGTCTGGAGAATCGTCTAGCGTTGAATCCACTCCGGACAAGAAGAAAcgcaagaaggagaagaagaagaggaaggaaaCCACTTCTGAGTCGTCAGAG GAATCTGGCGATTCGGAagaagagaggaaaaagaaaaagaagagcaagaaagagaagaagaagaaggaaaagaggaagaaagagaaaaagaagaagtctaAGAAAAGCAAATCCAAAAGGCGTCATGATTCTGACGAGGAGTCAGAG GATGGCATAGTCACACCTTCGGCGGAATCGGAAGCTTTGGAACGACAGCTGAGAGAAAAGGCGTTGGAGTCGCTGAGTCGGCGTAAAGAGCAACGCAAGTGA
- the LOC124312914 gene encoding serine/arginine repetitive matrix protein 1-like isoform X5, protein MQINLTGFLNGKNARILMTELWDLLLSAQESSAGIPEVFMAQKKEEIKLRKEEQDRIQEAIKKADRDRRADREKERNDRTDKRASKDRSRSPNKDRVIKKEGDNPRSSPRRDGRRPSLERRSPNRGKASPPPRRRSPARSPARRSPRRSPRRSPVRRSPARRSPARRSPARRSPARRSPVRRSPARRSPVRRSPARRSPIRRSPVRRSPVRRSPRRSPVRNHSPRRPSPRRSPVRKSPVRHRSAERRRSPIQRDRSPDRRDKERPRRSPEPKKDGAYSDKKPAAVSGLQAKLMQMAGQDTSSLAIVSAPSKRRSPSASSKSSSSRSSSSSSSRSASPIQRKSDSVQNKRNYRGHQSSSPEAQRRAQRGPMDRGRGVPDRQMEKSRDREKERDRLPARDKGREREREKEKPPTAGLRGSRARGGSGRGSRSLSRTPSPFRKENDSRLRTRGHSESPIPDVKRDIKKDKRKDVERDQSPPEKMLKKRKPSPSPVKKKKRKSSSGSEESEVEESESGESSSVESTPDKKKRKKEKKKRKETTSESSEESGDSEEERKKKKKSKKEKKKKEKRKKEKKKKSKKSKSKRRHDSDEESEDGIVTPSAESEALERQLREKALESLSRRKEQRK, encoded by the exons ATGCAAATCAATTTAACTGGATTCCTCAACGGCAAGAATGCCAGGATTCTGATGACTGAATTGTGGGATCTTTTACTATCTGCCCAAGAATCGTCTGCTGGAATTCCGGAGGTCTTTATGgcacagaaaaaagaagaaatcaaattaagAAAG GAAGAACAAGATCGAATCCAGGAAGCAATCAAAAAGGCCGACCGGGATCGGCGCGCTGACCGAGAAAAGGAACGCAACGACCGTACTGACAAACGAGCTTCTAAAGATAGAAGCCGTAGCCCCAACAAGGACAGGGTGATCAAGAAGGAAGGAGACAATCCCCGTTCTTCACCTCGTCGTGACGGCCGACGTCCTTCATTGGAGCGTCGTTCTCCTAATCGAGGCAAGGCGTCGCCACCGCCCCGTCGTCGCTCACCTGCCAGATCGCCAGCAAGGCGGTCGCCTCGTCGATCTCCACGTCGATCACCTGTTCGTCGCTCCCCAGCTCGCCGTTCTCCTGCACGCAGATCTCCCGCTCGTCGCTCACCAGCTAGACGATCACCCGTTCGCCGCTCTCCCGCTAGGAGATCTCCAGTTCGAAGGTCCCCAGCCCGCAGATCTCCTATTCGTCGATCACCGGTCCGCAGGTCACCCGTTCGAAGATCTCCCAGGCGTTCACCTGTTCGTAATCATTCTCCTCGGCGTCCTTCACCACGCCGTTCGCCCGTGAGGAAGTCGCCCGTTCGACACCGGTCAGCGGAACGTCGTCGCTCTCCGATTCAGCGAGACAG ATCTCCTGATCGCCGTGACAAGGAACGTCCTCGTCGTTCGCCAGAGCCGAAAAAGGATGGAGCCTACAGCGATAAAAAGCCGGCTGCTGTCTCCGGTTTACAG gcGAAATTGATGCAGATGGCTGGACAGGATACTTCATCACTGGCCATAGTTTCCGCACCTTCTAAACGTCGGTCCCCGTCGGCATCATCCAAATCGTCTTCATCGCGCAGTtcctcatcttcatcatctcgTTCTGCCTCTCCTA TCCAGCGTAAAAGTGATAGTGTCCAGAACAAACGCAACTATCGAGGCCATCAAAGTTCATCACCAGAAGCCCAGCGTCGAGCCCAGCGTGGACCAATGGATCGTGGTCGAGGAGTACCGGATCGCCAGATGGAAAAGAGTCGAGATCGGGAGAAGGAACGGGATCGCTTACCTGCCCGTGATAAAGGTCGCGAGAGGGAACGTGAGAAAGAAAAGCCACCAACAGCTGGTCTTCGTGGCAGTAGAGC AAGAGGTGGATCCGGACGTGGAAGTCGCAGTCTGTCTCGCACTCCTTCGCCGTTCAGAAAGGAAAATGATTCCCGTTTGag GACCCGTGGCCATTCTGAGAGCCCGATCCCGGATGTGAAACGTGATATTAAGAAGGACAAGCGCAAGGATGTTGAGAGAGATCAGTCTCCTCCtgagaaaatgttgaagaagCGCAAGCCATCTCCTTCTCCAGTCAAAAAG aagaagaggaagtcgTCGTCCGGGTCTGAAGAGTCGGAAGTAGAAGAATCCGAGTCTGGAGAATCGTCTAGCGTTGAATCCACTCCGGACAAGAAGAAAcgcaagaaggagaagaagaagaggaaggaaaCCACTTCTGAGTCGTCAGAG GAATCTGGCGATTCGGAagaagagaggaaaaagaaaaagaagagcaagaaagagaagaagaagaaggaaaagaggaagaaagagaaaaagaagaagtctaAGAAAAGCAAATCCAAAAGGCGTCATGATTCTGACGAGGAGTCAGAG GATGGCATAGTCACACCTTCGGCGGAATCGGAAGCTTTGGAACGACAGCTGAGAGAAAAGGCGTTGGAGTCGCTGAGTCGGCGTAAAGAGCAACGCAAGTGA
- the LOC124312914 gene encoding serine/arginine repetitive matrix protein 1-like isoform X1: MTDAGFFRGTSTEQDNRFSDKEKKLLKTIKFAENVTKKVDMSKVKLETIKPWITTKITELMGGIEDDVLVEYVFNQLEADKNPDPRRMQINLTGFLNGKNARILMTELWDLLLSAQESSAGIPEVFMAQKKEEIKLRKEEQDRIQEAIKKADRDRRADREKERNDRTDKRASKDRSRSPNKDRVIKKEGDNPRSSPRRDGRRPSLERRSPNRGKASPPPRRRSPARSPARRSPRRSPRRSPVRRSPARRSPARRSPARRSPARRSPVRRSPARRSPVRRSPARRSPIRRSPVRRSPVRRSPRRSPVRNHSPRRPSPRRSPVRKSPVRHRSAERRRSPIQRDRSPDRRDKERPRRSPEPKKDGAYSDKKPAAVSGLQAKLMQMAGQDTSSLAIVSAPSKRRSPSASSKSSSSRSSSSSSSRSASPIQRKSDSVQNKRNYRGHQSSSPEAQRRAQRGPMDRGRGVPDRQMEKSRDREKERDRLPARDKGREREREKEKPPTAGLRGSRARGGSGRGSRSLSRTPSPFRKENDSRLRTRGHSESPIPDVKRDIKKDKRKDVERDQSPPEKMLKKRKPSPSPVKKKKRKSSSGSEESEVEESESGESSSVESTPDKKKRKKEKKKRKETTSESSEESGDSEEERKKKKKSKKEKKKKEKRKKEKKKKSKKSKSKRRHDSDEESEDGIVTPSAESEALERQLREKALESLSRRKEQRK, encoded by the exons atGACTGATGCCGGTTTCTTCAGA GGCACCTCAACTGAGCAAGACAATAGATTTAGTGACAAAGAGAAGAAGCTTTTGAAGACTATCAAATTTGCTGAAAATGTGACTAAAAAG GTTGATATGAGCAAAGTTAAGTTGGAAACCATCAAACCATGGATCACAACCAAAATTACAGAACTCATGGGAGGAATTGAAGATGATGTCCTGGTGGAATATGTTTTTAATCAGCTCGAAGCTGACAAG AACCCTGACCCTCGTCGCATGCAAATCAATTTAACTGGATTCCTCAACGGCAAGAATGCCAGGATTCTGATGACTGAATTGTGGGATCTTTTACTATCTGCCCAAGAATCGTCTGCTGGAATTCCGGAGGTCTTTATGgcacagaaaaaagaagaaatcaaattaagAAAG GAAGAACAAGATCGAATCCAGGAAGCAATCAAAAAGGCCGACCGGGATCGGCGCGCTGACCGAGAAAAGGAACGCAACGACCGTACTGACAAACGAGCTTCTAAAGATAGAAGCCGTAGCCCCAACAAGGACAGGGTGATCAAGAAGGAAGGAGACAATCCCCGTTCTTCACCTCGTCGTGACGGCCGACGTCCTTCATTGGAGCGTCGTTCTCCTAATCGAGGCAAGGCGTCGCCACCGCCCCGTCGTCGCTCACCTGCCAGATCGCCAGCAAGGCGGTCGCCTCGTCGATCTCCACGTCGATCACCTGTTCGTCGCTCCCCAGCTCGCCGTTCTCCTGCACGCAGATCTCCCGCTCGTCGCTCACCAGCTAGACGATCACCCGTTCGCCGCTCTCCCGCTAGGAGATCTCCAGTTCGAAGGTCCCCAGCCCGCAGATCTCCTATTCGTCGATCACCGGTCCGCAGGTCACCCGTTCGAAGATCTCCCAGGCGTTCACCTGTTCGTAATCATTCTCCTCGGCGTCCTTCACCACGCCGTTCGCCCGTGAGGAAGTCGCCCGTTCGACACCGGTCAGCGGAACGTCGTCGCTCTCCGATTCAGCGAGACAG ATCTCCTGATCGCCGTGACAAGGAACGTCCTCGTCGTTCGCCAGAGCCGAAAAAGGATGGAGCCTACAGCGATAAAAAGCCGGCTGCTGTCTCCGGTTTACAG gcGAAATTGATGCAGATGGCTGGACAGGATACTTCATCACTGGCCATAGTTTCCGCACCTTCTAAACGTCGGTCCCCGTCGGCATCATCCAAATCGTCTTCATCGCGCAGTtcctcatcttcatcatctcgTTCTGCCTCTCCTA TCCAGCGTAAAAGTGATAGTGTCCAGAACAAACGCAACTATCGAGGCCATCAAAGTTCATCACCAGAAGCCCAGCGTCGAGCCCAGCGTGGACCAATGGATCGTGGTCGAGGAGTACCGGATCGCCAGATGGAAAAGAGTCGAGATCGGGAGAAGGAACGGGATCGCTTACCTGCCCGTGATAAAGGTCGCGAGAGGGAACGTGAGAAAGAAAAGCCACCAACAGCTGGTCTTCGTGGCAGTAGAGC AAGAGGTGGATCCGGACGTGGAAGTCGCAGTCTGTCTCGCACTCCTTCGCCGTTCAGAAAGGAAAATGATTCCCGTTTGag GACCCGTGGCCATTCTGAGAGCCCGATCCCGGATGTGAAACGTGATATTAAGAAGGACAAGCGCAAGGATGTTGAGAGAGATCAGTCTCCTCCtgagaaaatgttgaagaagCGCAAGCCATCTCCTTCTCCAGTCAAAAAG aagaagaggaagtcgTCGTCCGGGTCTGAAGAGTCGGAAGTAGAAGAATCCGAGTCTGGAGAATCGTCTAGCGTTGAATCCACTCCGGACAAGAAGAAAcgcaagaaggagaagaagaagaggaaggaaaCCACTTCTGAGTCGTCAGAG GAATCTGGCGATTCGGAagaagagaggaaaaagaaaaagaagagcaagaaagagaagaagaagaaggaaaagaggaagaaagagaaaaagaagaagtctaAGAAAAGCAAATCCAAAAGGCGTCATGATTCTGACGAGGAGTCAGAG GATGGCATAGTCACACCTTCGGCGGAATCGGAAGCTTTGGAACGACAGCTGAGAGAAAAGGCGTTGGAGTCGCTGAGTCGGCGTAAAGAGCAACGCAAGTGA